From the bacterium genome, one window contains:
- a CDS encoding TetR/AcrR family transcriptional regulator, producing the protein MPLPRSRTKNGRRRAAAAPRRRRSADDAKRAILDAAEARVASGGPASVRLQDIAADVGVSHPAILHHFGSREDLLRAVMERALAALRADLLATLTTTGEAHIDVTAQIERVFDVLGGHGQARLMAWFALSGAPPERGRDQASDFFIRELATLVHQRRMARYAEQGRRPPADEDTLFTILLAALALLGDALLGASARESSGLDDPAAGRRFRTWFAQLLVAHLDGGDLP; encoded by the coding sequence ATGCCCCTGCCTCGGTCAAGAACGAAGAACGGCAGGCGCCGCGCGGCCGCCGCGCCACGCCGCCGGCGCTCCGCGGACGACGCCAAGCGGGCGATTCTCGACGCCGCCGAGGCGCGCGTCGCCTCGGGCGGCCCGGCCAGCGTGCGCCTGCAGGACATCGCGGCCGACGTCGGCGTGTCGCATCCCGCCATCCTGCACCACTTCGGCAGCCGCGAGGATCTCCTGCGGGCGGTCATGGAGCGCGCCCTGGCGGCGCTGCGCGCCGATCTGCTCGCCACCCTGACCACCACCGGCGAGGCGCACATCGACGTCACGGCGCAGATCGAACGCGTCTTCGACGTGCTCGGCGGACACGGCCAGGCGCGGCTGATGGCCTGGTTCGCGCTGTCCGGCGCGCCCCCCGAGCGGGGGCGCGATCAGGCGTCCGATTTCTTCATCCGCGAGCTCGCCACGCTCGTCCACCAGCGACGGATGGCGCGCTATGCCGAACAGGGGCGGCGGCCGCCGGCGGACGAGGACACGCTGTTCACCATCCTGCTGGCGGCCCTGGCGCTGCTCGGCGACGCGCTGCTCGGCGCCTCGGCGCGCGAGAGCAGCGGCCTCGACGATCCGGCCGCGGGGCGGCGCTTCCGCACCTGGTTCGCGCAGTTGCTGGTCGCCCACCTCGACGGCGGCGACCTCCCCTGA
- a CDS encoding PD40 domain-containing protein, translated as MRQWQTILAGIGFGAVLIAGTVGHAAGAVDLVSARAAAGRGNGNVVAGDYKISGNGQFAVFTSYATDLVNGVADSNGTQDVFVRDLVAGTTKLVSVNSAGTASGSGYSYAPAISADGRYVAFGSYASDLVGGGLDSNGTLDVFVRDMMTGTTALVSINSAGTASGNSASPYSAISISANGRYIAFDSWASDLDGGGIDTNGTVDVFVRDMVGGTTTLASANATGTASGISYSSAPALSADGNAVAFLSYATDLTTDTDLNGNQDVFVRQLGLGITKLVSANSGGSDTGNGFSYSPAISGDGSYVAFASYADDLVSGGIDTNFSSDVFVRDVLAGTTALVSINSGGTASGNYWSPNTGNAISISADGRYVAFDSYASDLHAADTNGTVDVFVRDLAFGTTALASLNSAATASGNSFSGAPMLSADGSTVAFVSYASDLVAGGLDSNGNQDVFVRDLGTNTTKLASINHASSASGNGYSASPLAVSADGQQVLFFSYAPDLDAFGTTGAGDLFVRDDGAASTKVVNATAAGVSGNAAAAGAGVSADGRYAVFVSVASDGSPSDHNGATDVFVRDLFTGATKLVSVDASGTEPGNGASDTPTISADGRLVAFRSSASNLVSGGIDTNNTTDVFVRDLVAGTTTLVSVNSGGSASGNSSSSAPTISADGKHVAFASYAGDLVGGGLDSNGNQDVFVRDLAAGTTALVSINSAGTASGNGYSLYSRLSISANGQRVAFDSYASDLVGGGIDTNGTVDIFVRDLVAGTTTLASINAAATASGNSFSYEPALSADGSAVAFVSVASDLTADPDGNGTYDVFLRQLGPGTTKLVSVNSGGTGTGNGYSASAAVSADGRQVAFVSYANDLVSGGIDTNFSQDVFVRDVSGGTTRLVSMNSAGTASGNSYSGNAAPRISGDGQFVAFDSYASDLVAGGIDANGTLDVFLRDVVAGTTVLASLNGSGTASANGQSREPVMSPSGLFVIFNSDATDLVLNDRNGRQDVFRFTGELCAAAPRPSCKQPAVSAKALLQLKKNLDSGKDKLGWKWLKGDVTPLAEFGDPLTETSYALCVYDRTAGVPALKLNLVAPAGDTCGANPCWKAVGGGFAYKDKAATNDGLSKMLLKEGATPGKAKILVLGRGAGLGMPAPVGPGLLAQDTSATAQLVNSAGACWGAEFSAPATKNSAAAFKDKAD; from the coding sequence ATGCGGCAGTGGCAGACTATTCTGGCAGGAATCGGCTTTGGCGCGGTGTTGATCGCCGGCACCGTCGGCCATGCGGCCGGCGCCGTCGACCTGGTGTCGGCGCGCGCGGCGGCGGGCAGGGGAAACGGCAACGTCGTTGCCGGCGACTACAAGATCAGCGGCAACGGTCAGTTCGCGGTGTTCACGAGCTATGCGACCGATCTGGTGAACGGCGTCGCCGACAGCAACGGCACGCAGGACGTGTTCGTGCGCGATCTCGTCGCCGGCACCACCAAGTTGGTGAGCGTCAACAGCGCGGGGACGGCGAGCGGCAGCGGCTATTCCTACGCCCCCGCGATCAGCGCCGACGGCCGCTACGTCGCCTTCGGGAGCTACGCCAGCGACCTCGTCGGCGGCGGCCTCGATAGCAATGGAACGCTCGACGTGTTCGTGCGCGACATGATGACGGGCACGACCGCCCTGGTGAGCATCAACAGCGCCGGCACGGCGAGCGGCAACTCGGCCTCGCCGTATTCCGCGATCTCGATCAGCGCCAACGGTCGGTACATCGCCTTCGATAGCTGGGCGAGCGACCTCGACGGCGGCGGAATCGATACCAACGGCACGGTGGACGTCTTCGTGCGCGACATGGTGGGCGGGACGACGACCCTGGCGAGCGCCAATGCGACCGGCACCGCGAGTGGCATTTCGTACTCCTCTGCGCCGGCGCTGAGCGCCGACGGCAACGCCGTCGCGTTCCTCAGCTATGCCACCGACCTCACCACCGACACGGATCTCAATGGCAATCAGGATGTCTTCGTGCGCCAGCTCGGGCTCGGAATCACCAAACTCGTCAGCGCCAACAGCGGCGGCTCCGATACGGGCAACGGCTTTTCGTACAGTCCGGCGATCAGCGGCGACGGCAGTTACGTCGCCTTCGCGAGCTATGCGGACGACCTGGTCTCTGGCGGCATCGACACGAACTTCAGCTCCGACGTCTTCGTCCGCGACGTGCTCGCCGGGACGACCGCGTTGGTCAGCATCAACAGCGGCGGCACCGCGAGTGGAAACTACTGGTCGCCGAATACCGGTAACGCGATCTCGATCAGCGCCGACGGGCGCTACGTCGCGTTCGACAGCTATGCGAGCGATCTCCACGCGGCGGACACGAACGGCACGGTCGACGTCTTCGTGCGCGACCTGGCGTTCGGCACGACCGCTCTCGCCAGCCTGAACAGCGCCGCCACCGCCAGCGGCAACTCGTTTTCGGGCGCGCCGATGCTGAGCGCCGACGGGAGCACGGTCGCCTTCGTCAGCTATGCGTCGGATCTGGTCGCCGGCGGGCTCGACAGCAACGGCAACCAGGACGTCTTCGTCCGCGACCTCGGTACCAATACGACGAAGCTGGCCAGCATCAACCACGCGTCGAGCGCGAGCGGAAACGGCTATTCCGCCTCCCCGCTCGCCGTCAGCGCGGATGGCCAACAGGTGTTGTTCTTCAGCTACGCGCCGGACCTCGACGCCTTCGGGACAACCGGCGCGGGGGATCTGTTCGTGCGCGATGACGGCGCGGCGTCCACCAAGGTGGTGAACGCGACGGCGGCGGGGGTCAGCGGCAACGCCGCGGCGGCGGGCGCTGGAGTCAGCGCGGATGGCCGGTACGCCGTGTTCGTCAGCGTCGCCAGCGATGGCTCCCCGAGCGACCACAATGGAGCCACGGATGTGTTCGTCCGCGACCTGTTCACCGGCGCGACGAAACTGGTCAGCGTCGACGCCAGCGGCACGGAGCCGGGCAACGGCGCCTCGGACACGCCCACGATCAGCGCCGACGGCCGCCTCGTGGCGTTCCGCAGCTCGGCGAGCAACCTCGTATCGGGAGGGATCGACACCAACAACACCACCGACGTCTTCGTCCGCGACCTGGTCGCCGGAACCACGACGCTGGTCAGCGTGAACAGCGGCGGCAGCGCCAGCGGCAACAGCTCGTCCTCCGCGCCGACGATCAGCGCCGACGGCAAGCATGTCGCATTCGCCAGCTACGCCGGCGACCTGGTCGGCGGCGGGCTCGACAGCAACGGCAACCAGGACGTCTTCGTCCGCGACCTGGCCGCCGGCACGACGGCGCTGGTCAGCATCAACAGCGCCGGCACGGCGAGCGGCAACGGGTACTCGCTCTATTCTCGGCTGTCGATCAGCGCCAACGGCCAGCGGGTCGCCTTCGACAGCTACGCGAGCGATCTCGTCGGCGGGGGAATCGACACGAACGGCACCGTGGACATCTTCGTGCGCGACCTGGTGGCCGGCACCACGACCCTGGCGAGCATCAACGCCGCCGCCACGGCGAGCGGCAATTCGTTCTCCTATGAGCCGGCGCTCAGCGCCGACGGCAGCGCGGTCGCGTTCGTCAGCGTTGCCAGCGACCTCACCGCCGACCCGGACGGCAATGGGACCTACGATGTCTTCCTGCGCCAGCTCGGCCCGGGGACGACCAAGCTCGTCAGCGTCAACAGCGGCGGCACGGGAACCGGCAACGGCTATTCGGCCAGTGCGGCGGTCAGCGCCGACGGTCGCCAGGTCGCCTTCGTGAGCTACGCCAACGACCTGGTGTCGGGCGGAATCGATACGAACTTCAGCCAGGATGTGTTCGTCCGTGACGTGAGCGGCGGGACCACGCGCCTGGTCAGCATGAACAGCGCGGGCACCGCCAGCGGCAACAGCTACTCGGGGAATGCCGCCCCGCGCATCAGCGGCGACGGCCAGTTCGTGGCCTTCGACAGCTACGCCAGCGATCTCGTGGCTGGCGGCATCGATGCCAACGGGACGTTGGATGTGTTCCTGCGCGATGTCGTGGCCGGAACGACCGTGTTGGCGAGCCTCAACGGGTCCGGCACCGCGAGCGCGAACGGACAGTCGCGGGAACCGGTGATGAGCCCGAGCGGACTGTTCGTGATCTTCAACAGCGACGCGACCGATCTCGTCCTGAACGATCGCAACGGCCGTCAGGACGTGTTCCGGTTCACCGGCGAGCTGTGCGCCGCCGCGCCGCGCCCCTCCTGCAAGCAGCCGGCGGTGTCGGCAAAGGCCCTGCTGCAGCTCAAGAAGAACCTCGACAGCGGCAAGGACAAGCTGGGATGGAAGTGGCTCAAGGGCGACGTCACGCCGCTGGCGGAGTTCGGCGATCCGCTCACCGAAACGTCCTATGCGCTGTGCGTCTACGACCGCACCGCCGGCGTGCCGGCGTTGAAGCTGAACCTGGTCGCCCCGGCGGGCGACACCTGCGGCGCGAATCCGTGTTGGAAGGCGGTCGGCGGGGGCTTCGCCTACAAGGACAAGGCGGCGACCAATGACGGACTGTCCAAGATGCTGCTCAAGGAGGGGGCGACGCCCGGCAAGGCCAAGATCCTCGTCCTCGGGCGGGGCGCCGGTCTGGGAATGCCCGCGCCGGTCGGCCCGGGGCTGCTGGCCCAGGACACCAGCGCCACCGCGCAACTGGTGAACAGCGCCGGCGCCTGCTGGGGCGCCGAGTTCTCGGCTCCGGCGACCAAGAACTCCGCGGCGGCGTTCAAGGACAAGGCCGACTGA